From Streptomyces sp. Edi4, one genomic window encodes:
- the nuoE gene encoding NADH-quinone oxidoreductase subunit NuoE — protein sequence MPQLPAPHYPADVRARLEADGRQIIARYPDSRSALLPLLHLVQAEEGYVSRTGMAFCADLLELTTAEVTAVATFYSMYRRKPSGEYQVGVCTNTLCAVMGGDAIFDELKRHLGVGDNGSDMTTADGKVTLEHIECNAACDFAPVVMVNWEFFDNQDPESAKRLVDDLRAGRPVEPTRGAPLCTYKETARILAGFPDERPGAVAATGGAGPASLAGLRLARGETPGARVVHPRGGQEPHDEPQPGSHHLSSHDAPQPTSASDPEHPAGPVSEEGE from the coding sequence ATGCCCCAACTGCCCGCGCCCCACTACCCGGCCGATGTACGCGCCCGGCTCGAAGCGGACGGCAGGCAGATCATCGCCCGCTACCCGGACAGCCGCTCCGCGCTGCTGCCGCTGCTCCACCTCGTCCAGGCCGAGGAGGGATACGTCTCCCGCACCGGCATGGCCTTCTGCGCGGACCTCCTGGAGCTGACCACGGCCGAGGTCACGGCCGTCGCCACCTTCTACTCCATGTACCGGCGCAAGCCCTCGGGCGAGTACCAAGTCGGCGTCTGCACCAACACGCTCTGCGCGGTCATGGGTGGCGACGCCATCTTCGACGAGCTCAAGCGGCATTTGGGCGTCGGCGACAACGGATCCGACATGACCACGGCGGACGGCAAGGTCACCCTCGAGCACATCGAGTGCAACGCCGCCTGCGACTTCGCGCCCGTCGTGATGGTCAACTGGGAGTTCTTCGACAACCAGGACCCCGAGAGCGCCAAGCGCCTGGTGGACGACCTGCGCGCCGGACGCCCCGTGGAGCCCACCCGGGGCGCGCCGCTGTGCACGTACAAGGAGACCGCGCGCATCCTGGCCGGCTTCCCCGACGAGCGCCCCGGCGCCGTCGCCGCGACCGGCGGCGCGGGCCCCGCCTCCCTCGCCGGGCTGCGCCTGGCCAGGGGCGAGACGCCGGGCGCGCGCGTGGTGCACCCGCGCGGCGGCCAGGAACCGCACGACGAACCCCAGCCGGGCTCACACCACTTGAGCTCGCACGACGCACCGCAGCCGACCTCAGCGTCCGACCCCGAGCACCCGGCGGGCCCGGTCTCCGAGGAGGGGGAGTGA